In the genome of Croceimicrobium hydrocarbonivorans, one region contains:
- a CDS encoding NACHT domain-containing protein, translated as MTNKEEKLAYLHSIKKETEIHTLLEELLPELGYSDVIITHEKGNEPEYGKDLVCSKMDDIEGKKDWIAFVVKKGKVSGSAGVVKEIDDQVAECFEYPYKSLHQTKTIPINKVKVVTNQHFSSGAKNKIFNGNAEKKANIDFWDDEKLVYFIDKYYPKYWLQGSKQYKKYVERIQERIKSDSLVKSLSIDDKKSEKFLNSIIEPKLSERITNEDGSIKWVGKKSNTIITIPDNSIIIGEPGSGKSTLFKSLSNEIITQNSLRNHTEFYPVILTFKEVASTGFDLEKALEYFFSKDWLEDLSIDVSQILKTNSCVIFIDALDELPQLDLKEKALDAIGEFKTNFPEIRVICSSRPSDYLFHNCETAGFRYLEINDLNREQVESFLYNYFGENVIKSKSLLKSLKDSEILEKLPKTPLTIALITILFDEKEVEIPATISDLYENFVNLLIGKVTAQDSFDLIESGAKHRILCHIAKSFHVSLKRSMPRGEVEKLISDYALERGQSLESSKMLNELLDQIGLLYLNDKEEIEFKHQSFQEYFTAFEIFHHRQADRSLFVDKFNDLWWQNVAIFFAGMSKDAPQLLNDILSHSSPQTLSETITNIGGIGKLLQALYNTPIEAREKGIETGLQNTYKAVNKIEVEQDEHFDFWKNFSTYGLMQILGGWFMHNYWSVTLQKPLENWFDSNIQRLEANKDDENLEYMLYLTSGILASDDFQSFERLEKLVSTSSLKNLNLLATYDTHLKRILKHLPKEFKRNEDLKSIQRKLKKKIRAIPSFAEIVNEPIKAKLKE; from the coding sequence ATGACCAATAAAGAAGAGAAATTAGCATATCTGCATAGCATAAAGAAGGAAACTGAGATCCATACGCTTCTTGAAGAACTACTTCCTGAATTAGGATATTCTGATGTGATTATTACTCATGAAAAGGGAAATGAACCAGAGTATGGTAAGGATCTCGTCTGCTCCAAGATGGACGATATAGAGGGCAAAAAGGATTGGATTGCCTTTGTAGTGAAGAAAGGGAAGGTAAGTGGAAGTGCCGGAGTGGTCAAGGAAATTGACGATCAGGTAGCCGAATGCTTTGAATATCCGTATAAGTCCTTACATCAGACTAAGACAATACCAATTAACAAAGTCAAAGTAGTTACTAACCAGCACTTTTCATCAGGAGCTAAGAACAAAATATTCAATGGTAATGCTGAAAAGAAGGCGAATATTGACTTTTGGGATGATGAAAAACTCGTTTATTTTATTGATAAATATTACCCAAAGTATTGGTTACAGGGCTCCAAACAGTACAAGAAATATGTTGAAAGAATTCAAGAAAGGATTAAAAGTGATTCATTGGTTAAATCTTTGAGTATTGATGATAAAAAATCAGAGAAATTCTTAAACAGCATTATTGAACCTAAGCTGAGTGAGAGGATTACTAACGAAGATGGATCAATAAAGTGGGTTGGAAAAAAATCTAACACAATTATCACCATTCCGGACAATTCGATAATTATTGGTGAGCCTGGTAGTGGTAAATCTACTTTATTTAAATCATTGTCGAATGAGATTATTACTCAAAATTCGCTCAGAAATCACACGGAATTTTACCCTGTTATTCTAACTTTTAAAGAAGTAGCTTCTACTGGTTTTGACCTAGAAAAGGCTTTAGAGTATTTCTTCAGTAAGGACTGGCTTGAAGACTTGTCTATTGATGTCAGTCAAATACTCAAGACTAATAGTTGCGTCATCTTCATAGATGCACTAGATGAATTACCTCAATTAGACCTAAAAGAGAAAGCATTAGACGCAATTGGAGAATTCAAGACAAACTTTCCAGAGATCAGGGTGATTTGTTCATCTCGTCCCTCTGATTATTTATTTCATAATTGTGAAACAGCGGGTTTCCGTTATCTAGAAATAAATGATTTGAATAGGGAACAAGTCGAATCATTCCTTTACAATTATTTTGGTGAAAATGTCATTAAATCAAAGTCACTATTAAAATCTTTAAAGGATTCCGAGATACTTGAAAAATTACCAAAGACCCCTCTCACTATTGCCTTGATAACTATTCTTTTTGATGAAAAAGAGGTTGAGATTCCTGCTACTATCTCAGATCTTTATGAAAATTTTGTCAATCTACTCATTGGAAAGGTTACCGCGCAAGACTCTTTTGATTTAATCGAGTCTGGAGCAAAACATAGAATTCTTTGTCATATCGCCAAGTCATTCCATGTTTCACTAAAGAGGAGTATGCCTCGAGGTGAAGTCGAGAAGCTCATAAGTGATTATGCTTTGGAAAGAGGGCAGTCATTAGAGTCTAGCAAAATGCTAAATGAGCTCCTAGACCAAATTGGCCTATTGTACTTGAATGATAAAGAAGAGATAGAATTCAAGCATCAATCTTTCCAGGAATATTTTACTGCATTTGAAATATTTCACCATAGACAGGCAGATAGAAGCCTTTTTGTGGATAAGTTTAATGACCTCTGGTGGCAAAACGTGGCGATCTTTTTTGCTGGAATGAGTAAGGATGCTCCTCAATTGCTTAATGATATCCTAAGCCATAGTTCTCCTCAAACTCTCTCTGAGACAATTACTAATATTGGTGGTATAGGAAAGTTACTACAAGCTTTATATAACACCCCCATTGAAGCCAGAGAGAAAGGAATTGAAACAGGGCTTCAGAATACCTACAAAGCAGTAAACAAAATAGAAGTTGAACAAGACGAACACTTTGATTTCTGGAAAAACTTCTCGACCTACGGGTTAATGCAAATATTGGGAGGGTGGTTCATGCACAATTATTGGTCTGTTACCTTGCAAAAGCCATTGGAAAATTGGTTTGATAGCAATATTCAAAGGTTAGAAGCTAATAAAGACGATGAGAACTTAGAGTACATGCTTTATCTTACTTCCGGTATTTTAGCCTCAGATGATTTTCAAAGTTTCGAAAGATTAGAAAAATTGGTTTCTACGTCGAGTTTAAAGAACCTTAACCTATTAGCAACCTACGACACTCATCTGAAAAGAATCTTGAAGCACTTACCTAAAGAGTTCAAAAGGAATGAGGATCTAAAATCAATACAACGAAAGCTAAAGAAGAAGATTAGAGCAATTCCTTCATTTGCCGAGATTGTAAATGAACCAATTAAGGCTAAATTGAAAGAGTAA